TCGAGTCGCCGAAGTTCTTCCCGGCGTTCACCGGGCAGAAGAACCTGGAGTTGCTCGCGGAGGCGATCGGCGCGCCGCGTACGCGCGTCGGTGAGGTGCTGGAGCAGACCTCGCTCGGCGAACGGGGGAAGGACCGGTTCCGGGCCTATTCGCTGGGCATGAAGCAGCGGCTGGCGATCGCGGCCACGCTGCTCAAGCAGCCCGATCTGCTGATCTTCGACGAGCCGACCAACGGCCTCGACCCGGCCGGTATCCGGGAGATCCGCGAGACCATGCGCGCTCTCGGCGAGCAGGGGAAGACGGTCCTGGTCAGCAGCCACATCCTGGCCGAGGTCGAGCAGGTCGCCGACACCGTGTCGATCATCGGTCACGGCCGTCTGCTCGCGTCCGGCACGGTCGCCGAGGTGATCGGCGGCGGTACGGCGCCGACCGTGAAGGTCGCCCTCGGAAACGGCACAGGTAACCATGAGGCCGCGACCCGCATCCTGACCGCAGCCGGTCTGACGGTTCGTGCCGACGGCAACTATCTGCTCGTCGAAGGCGCACCGGATCCCGCCGACGTGACGCGGCGCCTCGCCGACCAGGAGCTGTACGTGTCCGAGCTGGCCCCGGTCCGCGCCGACCTCGAGTCGGTCTTCCTCGAGCTCACCGAAGGCGAGGGGCTGTGATGATCCGCCTGACCAAGGTCGAGCTCCGCCGGCTGATGGCACGCCGCTTGACGGTGGTCGGTCTGCTCGGCCTGTTCACGATCACGGTCCTGTTGCTGGTCGCCACCTACTTCGAGGCGCGGCCGTTGTCCGCCGTCGAGCAGCAGCAGGCTCAGCAGCAGTTCGAGATGGCCCACAAGGACTGGGTTGACCACGCGGCCGAGAATCTGAAGCTGTGCGAGGCGGACTGGGCCAAGCAGCCCGACCCGAAGCCGAAGCTCGAGGAGATGTGCACCTACCCTGAGCCCCGGCTGGAGGACTTCGGCAAACCGCAGGCGATCTTCGCCGAGATCATGCCGGACCTGTTGCAGGGGTCGTCGTACTTCCTGGCGTTCGCGGCGTTCCTGATCGGCGCCAGTTTCGTCGGCGCCGAGTTCAGTTCCGGTGCCATCGGCAACTGGTTGACGTTCGAGCCGCGCCGGCTCCGGGTCTACGGCAGCAAGCTGCTCGCGGCCGCGACCGGGTTCGTGCCGATCGCTGCGGTGGTACTGGCGGTCATCCTGTTCGGCACGTTCCTGATCGTCGACAAGTTGGGTGATACCGCGAGTACGACGGGGAAAGTCTGGGGCGACCTCTCCGCGATCGGCGGTCGCGCCGTACTGACGACCGCACTGGCCGCGGCGCTCGGCAGCGTCGTCGGCCTGCTACTCCGGCACACCGCTGCCGCGATCGGTGTCGTGATGGCGTACCTGGTCCTTGCGGAAGGCGTTTTCGCCGCGTTCCTGGAGAAGGCCCAGCCGTGGTTGGTGAAACTCAACTTCGACGCCTTCGTCCGGCACGACGCGCAGTACTACGTGACGCAATGCAAGACCGGCGCCGACGGCAGCTACACCTGCGACTACGTGCAGAAAACGCTTTCGTTCGAGCACGGCGCTTGGTACCTGGCGATCTTCACCGTGGTCGTGGTCCTGCTCGGCGGCTGGGTCTTCCACCGCCGAGACGTCAACTAGTCGAGCGCCGCCGTCGTCGTACTGCGCCGAACAACGCGATCCCGAGCGTGGCAACGGCGGCGGCCGCACCGACCGCCAGCCCGCGACGGAGCCCTGGCGGCACGAACGTGCAGTCCACCCGGTCCGCCGTACCCGTCAGCGGCATGGCGATCAGACCGCCGAAGTCCCGCGGGGTCCGCGACTTGCCGCCGGCGACCTTGCAGGTCCAGCCGTCGATCTTCGGTACGCCGACCACCGCCCAGCCCTTGCTGCCCGCGGGCAGCGTCGCGTGCAAGGAGTGGCCGCTCGCCTCCACGTCCGTCGCCCCGGTCGCCCGCAGCTTCTTGACCGCGCTGCGCAAGGCCGTCTGGTCGAGGCAGCCGATCGCGTTCCGCGGCGGAATGCCCTGCGGGGCCTCGCCGAAGTTGACCTCGACCAGCACGACCCCGGTCGCGGGCACGGTGCCGAGACCGATCATCGCGCTGCTGGTGTT
This Kribbella sp. NBC_00482 DNA region includes the following protein-coding sequences:
- a CDS encoding ABC transporter ATP-binding protein; this translates as MSDVAISTRGLRKTYRTRRGRKVVAVQGLDLEVPAGGVHGFLGPNGSGKTTSIRMLLGLIRADAGTMTVFGKPVPAQLPEVVGRIGAIVESPKFFPAFTGQKNLELLAEAIGAPRTRVGEVLEQTSLGERGKDRFRAYSLGMKQRLAIAATLLKQPDLLIFDEPTNGLDPAGIREIRETMRALGEQGKTVLVSSHILAEVEQVADTVSIIGHGRLLASGTVAEVIGGGTAPTVKVALGNGTGNHEAATRILTAAGLTVRADGNYLLVEGAPDPADVTRRLADQELYVSELAPVRADLESVFLELTEGEGL
- a CDS encoding ABC transporter permease subunit, with translation MIRLTKVELRRLMARRLTVVGLLGLFTITVLLLVATYFEARPLSAVEQQQAQQQFEMAHKDWVDHAAENLKLCEADWAKQPDPKPKLEEMCTYPEPRLEDFGKPQAIFAEIMPDLLQGSSYFLAFAAFLIGASFVGAEFSSGAIGNWLTFEPRRLRVYGSKLLAAATGFVPIAAVVLAVILFGTFLIVDKLGDTASTTGKVWGDLSAIGGRAVLTTALAAALGSVVGLLLRHTAAAIGVVMAYLVLAEGVFAAFLEKAQPWLVKLNFDAFVRHDAQYYVTQCKTGADGSYTCDYVQKTLSFEHGAWYLAIFTVVVVLLGGWVFHRRDVN